In one window of Hevea brasiliensis isolate MT/VB/25A 57/8 chromosome 10, ASM3005281v1, whole genome shotgun sequence DNA:
- the LOC131168717 gene encoding heptahelical transmembrane protein 4-like, producing MDIGKQSSEVSKVISETMEKHQVSSSVEGKGKRLWKKVKYQLVEYHSLPGYLRDNEYIVGHYRSEWPMKQVLLSIFSIHNETLNVWTHLIGFFLFLSLTIYTAMKVPKVVDLHSLQLPDVLKADLHKLHECLPSLPTMPNIHKLREEIKTTLPSMDLLPSLSGWHIMELLYNCLPERFFSGNHTDVCVLLSVKEDVANMIAPLMVRPITRWPFFAFLGGAMFCLLASSTCHLLSCHSERLSYIMLRLDYAGIAALICTSFYPPVYYSFMCNPFFCNLYLGFITILGIATILVSLLPMFQTPEFRTIRAALFSGMGLSGIAPILHKLILFWNQPEALHTTGYEVLMGVLYGIGALVYATRIPERWMPGKFDIAGHSHQLFHIFVVAGAYTHYHAGLVYLKWRDLEGC from the exons ATGGATATTGGAAAGCAAAGCAGTGAGGTATCAAAGGTTATATCTGAAACAATGGAGAAGCACCAAGTGAGCTCTTCAGTGGAAGGGAAAGGGAAGAGATTGTGGAAGAAAGTGAAGTACCAGCTAGTAGAATATCATTCTTTGCCTGGTTATTTAAGGGACAATGAATACATCGTGGGCCATTATCGATCTGAATGGCCTATGAAGCAGGTTCTGCTAAGCATCTTCAGCATCCACAATGAGACTTTAAATGTTTGGAC GCATTTGATTGGGTTCTTCCTTTTCCTTTCCCTGACCATATACACTGCCATGAAGGTTCCAAAGGTTGTTGATCTTCACTCTCTACAACTTCCAGATGTGTTGAAAGCTGATTTGCACAAATTGCATGAATGCCTTCCTTCTTTACCCACCATGCCTAATATTCACAAACTTAGGGAGGAAATAAAGACTACATTGCCCTCAATGGATTTGCTCCCATCTCTCTCAGGATGGCACATTATGGAACTTCTATACAATTGCTTGCCTGAGAGATTCTTCAGTGGCAACCACACAGATGTCTGTGTTCTG CTTAGCGTGAAGGAGGATGTGGCAAACATGATAGCCCCCCTGATGGTGAGGCCAATCACACGATGGCCATTTTTTGCTTTCCTCGGCGGGGCCATGTTTTGCTTGCTAGCTAGCAGCACATGCCACCTTCTCTCCTGCCATTCTGAACGCTTGTCATACATTATGCTTAGACTTGACTATGCTGGAATTGCAGCCCTTATATGTACCTCCTTTTACCCTCCTGTTTATTACTCCTTCATGTGTAACCCTTTCTTCTGCAATCTCTATTTGGGATTCATAACCATATTGGGAATTGCCACAATCTTGGTTTCTCTCCTGCCAATGTTTCAAACGCCAGAGTTTCGCACCATACGAGCAGCTCTCTTCTCTGGCATGGGCTTGTCTGGAATAGCACCAATCCTGCACAAGCTTATCTTGTTCTGGAACCAGCCTGAGGCACTCCATACAACAGGCTATGAAGTTTTGATGGGTGTTCTGTATGGAATTGGAGCGTTGGTTTATGCTACAAGGATTCCAGAACGATGGATGCCTGGAAAATTTGACATTGCAGGGCACAGCCACCAACTTTTCCATATATTTGTAGTGGCTGGGGCTTACACTCATTATCATGCGGGGCTGGTTTACCTCAAGTGGAGAGACCTGGAAGGCTGCTAG
- the LOC110650641 gene encoding uncharacterized protein LOC110650641: MAELKLSESRDLTRIERIGAHSHIRGLGLDSALEPRAVSEGMVGQTAARKAAGVILQMIKDGKIAGRAVLLAGQPGTGKTAIAMGMAKSLGLETPFAMVSGSEIFSLEMSKTEALMQAFRKAIGVRIKEETEIIEGEVVEVQIDRPAVSGAASKTGKLTLKTTEMETVYDLGAKMIEALGKEKVQSGDVIAIDKASGKITKLGRSFSRSRDYDAMGPQVKFVQCPDGELQKRKEVVHCVTLHEIDVINSRTQGFLALFTGDTGEIRAEVREQIDTKVAEWREEGKADIVPGVLFIDEVHMLDIECFSFLNRALENEMAPILVVATNRGITTIRGTNYKSPHGIPIDLLDRLLIITTQPYTKDEIRKIVDIRCQEEEVETSEEAKALLTHIGVETSLRYAINLITAAALACQRRKGKLVESEDITRAYNLFLDVKRSTQYLIEYQNQYMFNEAPLGDGDEDDASAMLS; encoded by the exons ATGGCGGAACTCAAGCTCTCCGAAAGCCGAGACTTGACCCGAATTGAGCGCATAGGCGCCCACTCCCACATACGTGGACTTGGTCTCGACTCCGCTCTGGAACCCCGCGCCGTCTCTGAGGGCATGGTAGGCCAGACTGCAGCCCGAAAGGCCGCCGGCGTCATCCTCCAAATGATAAAGGATGGGAAAATCGCTGGTCGAGCCGTACTTCTGGCGGGACAGCCGGGTACTGGAAAAACCGCAATTGCAATGGGCATGGCGAAATCGCTAGGACtcgaaaccccatttgctatggtcTCTGGCAGCGAAATCTTCTCGCTGGAGATGTCTAAAACCGAAGCCCTAATGCAAGCTTTTCGAAAAGCAATCGGCGTAAGAATTAAAGAAGAAACCGAGATAATCGAAGGTGAAGTCGTTGAAGTTCAAATCGATAGGCCAGCGGTAAGTGGTGCGGCCTCGAAGACAGGGAAATTGACACTAAAAACGACGGAAATGGAGACGGTTTATGATTTGGGGGCGAAGATGATAGAAGCACTGGGAAAGGAAAAAGTGCAAAGTGGGGATGTAATTGCGATAGATAAGGCGTCCGGAAAAATTACAAAGCTCGGGAGGTCATTTTCACGGTCAAGGGACTACGATGCCATGGGGCCACAGGTGAAGTTTGTTCAATGCCCCGACGGTGAGCTGCAGAAGAGGAAAGAGGTGGTGCATTGTGTGACGCTTCACGAGATTGATGTCATTAATAGCAG AACACAAGGGTTTCTGGCTCTCTTCACTGGTGATACTGGTGAAATCCGTGCAGAAGTGAGGGAACAAATTGACACCAAGGTGGCAGAATGGAGGGAGGAAGGCAAGGCAGATATTGTGCCAGGTGTTCTCTTCATTGATGAGGTGCACATGCTTGACATTGAATGCTTCTCTTTCCTGAATCGTGCTCTTGAGAATGAAATGGCTCCAATATTAGTTGTAGCAACCAACAGAGGGATCACCACAATTCGAGGCACAAATTACAAATCTCCACATGGGATTCCCATAGATCTGCTTGATCGCCTACTAATTATAACAACTCAGCCTTATACGAAGGATGAAATTCGCAAGATTGTGGACATTCGGTGTCAAGAAGAAGAGGTGGAAACGTCTGAAGAGGCAAAGGCTTTATTGACGCACATTGGGGTAGAAACATCCTTGAGATATGCCATTAATCTCATTACTGCTGCTGCATTGGCATGCCAGAGGCGCAAGGGAAAACTTGTAGAGAGCGAGGACATCACTCGAGCTTATAATCTGTTTTTGGATGTGAAGAGATCAACACAGTACTTGATCGAGTATCAGAACCAGTACATGTTTAATGAAGCACCATTAGGGGACGGTGACGAAGATGATGCCAGTGCTATGCTTTCTTGA
- the LOC131169574 gene encoding uncharacterized protein LOC131169574 produces the protein MRREEKRRKFHEALLNTLYPPKPEPQAEDEKEKEPLSTPGEDFDVNLIPDDYGLRQSSSSTSEDDGEIDCGQQKLTRAQRKRLRKKKLKEENSRRREIIGPLLPPSNNDSGGDGSGAVDEDTPGARENADDSRGNQSSGSKVKQRRMAKRLGRERLKSQRGDV, from the exons ATGCGCCGCGAAGAGAAACGTCGTAAGTTCCATGAAGCCCTGCTCAACACTCTTTATCCACCAAAGCCAGAGCCCCAGGCggaagatgaaaaagaaaaagagcctTTGAGCACTCCTGGGGAAGACTTTGATGTGAATCTGATTCCAG ATGATTATGGGCTGCGGCAAAGTAGTTCCTCAACTAGTGAGGATGATGGTGAGATTGACTGCGGGCAGCAGAAGTTAACCAGGGCTCAGAGGAAGAGGCTTCGTAAGAAGAAGCTTAAGGAAGAAAATTCTCGTCGAAGAGAAATTATTGGGCCATTGTTACCTCCATCAAACAACGATAGCGGTGGGGATGGTAGTGGAGCAGTCGATGAAGACACTCCAGGTGCTCGAGAAAATGCTGATGACAGTCGTGGTAACCAAAGCAGCGGAAGCAAGGTAAAGCAGAGGAGGATGGCGAAGAGGTTGGGAAGGGAAAGGTTGAAGTCTCAACGTGGTGATGTGTAG
- the LOC110650638 gene encoding putative glycosyltransferase 7: MLAAELSNSHYSTMAKSTFRNNKASSCFSDVFLYLGGALFAFLLVWSLWSYAGPDISGTSEPKVTDSNLKVGSNSKTCVKEDPAINLLYDPPDTTFYDDPELRYSIEQPVKDWDQKRNEWLRHHPSFAPGARDRVVMVTGSQSTPCKNPIGDHFLLRFFKNKVDYCRVHGYDIFYNNVLLHPKMHTFWAKLPMVKAAMLAYPEAEWIWWVDSDAMFTDMEYKLPLRRYDYKNHNLVVHGWPKLIYEEKSWTALNAGVFLIRNCQWSMDFIDKWAKMGPMSPEYERWGQIQRSLFKDKLFPESDDQSALIYLLYEDKSLMDKIYLEGEYYFEGYWLEIVPTYDNITERYTEIERGDKKLKRRHAEKVSEQYGAFREVHLKEAGNGKGSWRRPFITHFTGCQPCNGDHNKMYEGDSCWKGMVRALNFADNQVLRKYGFVHPDLLDSKTVQETPFDYPDDGPW; encoded by the coding sequence ATGCTCGCTGCTGAGCTCTCCAACTCTCACTACTCTACAATGGCCAAATCGACTTTTAGAAATAATAAAGCTTCTTCCTGTTTCAGTGATGTCTTTCTCTATCTTGGTGGTGCTTTGTTTGCTTTTTTACTCGTATGGTCTCTTTGGTCTTATGCCGGTCCTGACATATCCGGTACTTCGGAACCCAAGGTCACTGATTCCAACCTCAAGGTTGGTTCTAATTCAAAAACTTGCGTAAAGGAAGACCCGGCGATTAACCTCCTCTATGACCCTCCTGATACAACCTTCTACGACGATCCGGAGCTCAGATATTCCATCGAGCAGCCTGTCAAAGATTGGGATCAGAAGAGAAATGAGTGGCTGAGGCATCACCCGTCTTTCGCACCCGGCGCTCGTGATCGAGTGGTGATGGTCACTGGATCGCAGTCGACTCCGTGTAAGAACCCAATTGGCGACCATTTTCTCTTGAGATTCTTTAAGAATAAAGTGGACTACTGCAGAGTCCACGGCTACGATATCTTCTACAACAACGTGCTGCTCCACCCCAAAATGCACACTTTCTGGGCGAAACTGCCGATGGTGAAGGCCGCGATGCTAGCTTACCCAGAGGCGGAGTGGATCTGGTGGGTGGACTCAGACGCGATGTTCACCGACATGGAATACAAACTTCCATTACGCCGTTACGATTACAAGAACCACAACCTGGTTGTCCACGGCTGGCCGAAGTTGATATACGAGGAGAAGAGCTGGACTGCGCTAAACGCCGGTGTTTTCCTGATCAGAAACTGTCAATGGTCCATGGACTTCATAGATAAGTGGGCCAAGATGGGTCCTATGAGCCCAGAGTACGAGAGATGGGGCCAGATTCAACGTTCCTTATTCAAAGACAAGTTGTTCCCAGAATCGGACGATCAATCGGCTCTGATTTATCTGCTGTACGAAGATAAGAGTTTAATGGACAAGATTTATCTAGAGGGAGAGTATTACTTCGAAGGGTATTGGTTGGAGATAGTGCCGACATACGATAACATCACCGAGAGGTACACAGAGATAGAGAGAGGGGAcaagaaattgaagaggagacaCGCGGAGAAAGTGAGCGAGCAATACGGTGCGTTTAGGGAGGTTCACTTGAAGGAAGCAGGGAACGGGAAAGGGAGCTGGAGGAGACCATTTATCACTCATTTCACAGGGTGCCAGCCCTGCAATGGAGACCACAACAAGATGTACGAAGGAGACAGTTGCTGGAAGGGAATGGTGAGAGCCTTGAATTTCGCTGATAATCAGGTGCTGAGGAAGTATGGGTTTGTGCACCCTGATTTGCTCGATTCCAAAACGGTGCAGGAGACGCCGTTTGATTACCCCGACGACGGACCATGGTAA